The following nucleotide sequence is from bacterium.
TATCCGCGAAGACCGTCAATGCATTGCATTATCCCATGAACAATATCATCCACATACGTATAATCGCGAAACGTCTGTCCATCACCAAATAAAGTGATCGGTTTGCCTTCATCTATCAAACGGGTAAACAAATGAATCGCCATCTCAGGCCTTTGGCGAGGGCCATACACCGTAAAAAATCGTAAGCAAAACGCATCGATCCCAAATAAATGATGATAGGTATAAGCCAAAACTTCACATGCCTTTTTGGTCGCGGCATATGGTGATATGGCATGATCTACATTGTCTGTCTCATGGTAAGGAACTTTTTCATTATTACCATACACGGATGAAGAGGACGCGAGTAGGAGTTTCTTTACATTGTGGGCTCGCATCGCTTCCAAAATATTCATCGTACCCTCAACATTGACCTTCTGATAAATTTTGGGATCTTGGATGGAGGGACGCACCCCGGCACGTGCCGCCAAATGAATTACCAAATCAAGCTTCGATTCGGAAAAAATACGACTCATCAAATCAGCGTCTAGAATATCACCACGTAACAACCGAAAACCGGGACTTTGAATAGCGTTAGTAAGATTTTTTTCTTTAATCGCAGGATCATAAAAATGATCAAAATTATCCAAACCGACGACTTCGTGGCCCGCTTTCAAAAGTGCATCCGTAACATGCGAACCGATAAAACCCGCACATCC
It contains:
- a CDS encoding GDP-mannose 4,6-dehydratase, which translates into the protein MSKILVTGCAGFIGSHVTDALLKAGHEVVGLDNFDHFYDPAIKEKNLTNAIQSPGFRLLRGDILDADLMSRIFSESKLDLVIHLAARAGVRPSIQDPKIYQKVNVEGTMNILEAMRAHNVKKLLLASSSSVYGNNEKVPYHETDNVDHAISPYAATKKACEVLAYTYHHLFGIDAFCLRFFTVYGPRQRPEMAIHLFTRLIDEGKPITLFGDGQTFRDYTYVDDIVHGIMQCIDGLRGYEILNLGESQTISLIDLVNTIEKALGKKAQIRWMPNQPGDVQKTYADISKAKRLIGYKPSVSINIGIERFVDYFRST